One Mycolicibacterium fortuitum subsp. fortuitum genomic window carries:
- a CDS encoding ArsR/SmtB family transcription factor, whose product MADVPAVEAPSPVAALPQLLAALQDPVRLEMVRRLHDAGEPVKCAALYDGINKSTATHHFNILRDAGLTERVVSEGHIHQRLRVREVNIAMPGLLDAIVAQANRESGATG is encoded by the coding sequence ATGGCAGACGTACCGGCGGTCGAGGCGCCGAGTCCGGTCGCTGCCCTGCCGCAGTTGCTGGCCGCCCTGCAAGACCCGGTCCGGCTGGAGATGGTGCGACGGCTACACGATGCCGGTGAGCCGGTGAAGTGTGCCGCGCTCTATGACGGCATCAACAAGTCGACGGCCACCCACCACTTCAACATCTTGCGCGACGCCGGGCTTACCGAGCGTGTCGTCAGCGAAGGCCACATCCACCAGAGGCTGCGTGTGCGTGAGGTGAACATCGCGATGCCCGGCCTGCTCGATGCGATCGTCGCGCAGGCGAACCGTGAATCCGGTGCCACCGGTTGA
- a CDS encoding MlaD family protein yields the protein MGNSLELDGRGPSDRQLLGCGAAVLVVAALVSTFLLVKATGKLDDRVPVVAALVNVGDGLPQRSDVKYHGVLVGMVDDVVPAANGNPNFVHIDLKPEYAGSIPSTVTARVVPSNVFAVSSVQLVDGAGGPADGSTPGTAISAGAQIPEDTELPTVLFQTTISKLRDVLAATGRGREDKTVGILAAVNAATENRRNELLTSGAQLNRLIDQLDAVVANEPDSTTVSALIDATQGLQQTAPDLLDALHKAVEPMRTLVEQRSQLNTMINGGINTVGTTHTALDNHTDQLVKTTSNLTPVLGVLAETSHNWVPAFVKLNQLSGKFFEHVWMPDHDFGNMRVNLSLTPSYAYTRADCPQYGGLKGPSCYTAPLVPTRPSLPDVLLPQNFQPPADLAPPPGTVLGANGNLVAVGPPLVNPNPNLSDPNPPLPSWMPPSGPVPGTANPALMPTPPPPVPLSPVAPVAPRPPGSPPAASVPGSAPAPGGAPAPDGPLLPAEAAPAAQAVPGEGSR from the coding sequence ATGGGTAACTCGCTGGAATTGGATGGCCGGGGTCCATCCGACCGTCAGCTGCTCGGCTGTGGTGCCGCGGTACTTGTTGTGGCAGCGCTGGTTTCGACGTTTCTTCTGGTGAAGGCCACCGGCAAGCTGGACGATCGGGTGCCCGTGGTGGCCGCGCTGGTCAATGTCGGCGACGGTCTGCCGCAGCGGTCCGACGTCAAGTACCACGGCGTGCTGGTCGGGATGGTCGACGACGTCGTCCCGGCGGCCAACGGCAATCCGAACTTTGTCCACATCGATCTCAAACCCGAATACGCCGGCTCCATCCCGAGCACGGTGACCGCGCGCGTGGTACCCAGCAACGTCTTCGCGGTGTCGTCGGTGCAACTGGTGGATGGCGCCGGCGGGCCGGCAGATGGTTCGACTCCGGGCACCGCCATTTCCGCCGGCGCCCAGATCCCTGAGGACACCGAGCTGCCCACGGTGCTGTTCCAGACCACCATCAGCAAGCTGCGCGACGTGCTCGCCGCGACCGGGCGCGGCCGTGAGGACAAGACGGTGGGCATCCTGGCCGCGGTGAACGCTGCGACCGAGAACCGCCGCAACGAATTGCTCACCAGCGGAGCGCAATTGAACCGGTTGATCGATCAGCTCGATGCGGTGGTGGCCAACGAACCCGACTCGACCACCGTGTCCGCGCTGATCGACGCCACCCAGGGACTGCAGCAGACCGCGCCTGATCTGCTCGACGCCCTACACAAGGCGGTGGAGCCGATGCGCACGCTGGTCGAGCAACGCTCGCAGCTGAACACGATGATCAACGGCGGTATCAACACCGTCGGGACCACCCACACCGCCCTGGACAACCACACCGATCAGCTGGTCAAGACCACGTCGAACCTGACGCCCGTCCTGGGCGTGCTCGCCGAGACCTCCCACAACTGGGTGCCGGCCTTCGTCAAGCTCAACCAGCTGTCGGGCAAGTTCTTCGAGCACGTGTGGATGCCCGACCATGACTTCGGCAACATGCGGGTGAATCTGTCGTTGACGCCGAGCTATGCCTACACCCGTGCCGACTGTCCGCAGTACGGCGGGCTGAAGGGGCCGAGCTGCTACACCGCCCCGTTGGTGCCGACCCGTCCGTCGCTCCCGGATGTGTTGCTGCCGCAGAACTTCCAGCCTCCGGCCGATCTGGCACCGCCGCCGGGAACAGTGCTCGGCGCCAACGGCAACCTTGTTGCGGTCGGTCCTCCGCTGGTCAATCCGAACCCCAATTTGTCCGATCCGAATCCGCCGCTGCCGTCGTGGATGCCGCCGTCCGGACCGGTGCCGGGCACAGCGAACCCCGCGCTGATGCCGACACCGCCCCCGCCGGTGCCGCTGTCGCCCGTCGCGCCGGTGGCGCCGCGGCCACCGGGTTCACCCCCGGCCGCGTCGGTGCCGGGCTCGGCTCCCGCACCCGGTGGGGCACCCGCACCGGACGGGCCGCTGTTGCCCGCTGAAGCCGCCCCCGCCGCACAAGCTGTTCCAGGAGAGGGAAGCCGATGA
- a CDS encoding ABC transporter permease, protein MTASTFVPPILAPWVRLYRRASAPVIRLGHMMVFFVRALTAVPIVLRHYRGEFVRLLSDIAWGNGSLVVGGGTVGVAVVLGITMGALVGIEGYNFLDLLGLGPATGIISSLVNTRELAPIAASLAFATQAGCRFTAQLGSMRIAEEIDALDSIAIRPIPYLVTTRLMAAVIAVIPLYALCLAVSYLTTQVVVFLISGGSTGSYLHYFSLMLSGQDILYSVLKAVIFVWIASTVQCYYGFYASGGPVGVGVAAGHAMRASITVVVIVNMLLTMALWTVDSGARFGG, encoded by the coding sequence ATGACGGCCTCGACATTCGTCCCGCCGATACTGGCGCCCTGGGTCCGGCTGTACCGGCGGGCGTCGGCGCCGGTGATTCGGCTGGGGCACATGATGGTGTTCTTCGTCCGGGCACTGACCGCGGTACCCATCGTGCTGCGGCACTACCGCGGTGAGTTCGTCCGGCTGCTGTCCGACATCGCTTGGGGCAACGGTTCACTCGTGGTCGGTGGCGGCACTGTCGGGGTGGCGGTGGTGCTGGGCATCACCATGGGCGCGCTCGTCGGCATCGAGGGATACAACTTTCTCGACCTGCTCGGGTTGGGCCCGGCGACCGGCATCATCTCGTCGTTGGTGAACACCCGCGAACTCGCACCCATCGCGGCGTCGCTGGCCTTCGCGACCCAGGCCGGCTGCCGATTCACTGCGCAACTCGGGTCGATGCGCATCGCCGAGGAGATCGACGCGCTCGATTCCATCGCGATCCGTCCGATTCCGTATCTGGTCACCACGCGGTTGATGGCCGCCGTGATCGCCGTGATCCCGCTCTACGCGCTCTGTCTGGCGGTGAGCTACCTGACCACCCAGGTGGTGGTCTTCCTGATCAGCGGCGGTTCGACCGGTTCCTATCTGCATTACTTCAGCCTCATGCTGTCCGGGCAGGACATCCTCTACTCGGTGCTCAAGGCAGTCATCTTCGTGTGGATCGCCTCCACGGTGCAGTGCTACTACGGGTTCTACGCCTCGGGCGGCCCCGTGGGTGTGGGCGTGGCCGCCGGTCATGCCATGCGCGCCAGCATCACCGTGGTGGTGATCGTCAACATGCTGCTCACCATGGCGCTGTGGACGGTCGATTCAGGAGCGAGGTTCGGCGGCTAG
- a CDS encoding MlaD family protein translates to MKKPWRKYVLPVVMAACLTISGCASEGLASLPLPAPGVGSGGYRLTAVFSNALNLPANAKVKLAGADVGELESMVAKNYTAVTTLRIMDGVRLPRGTTAELRSATPLGDVFVSVRPPSPVDPNAPLLKDGDIIGLDDTKAAATVESLLGSAAILVNGGAVRNFTNIINGLGKATGDQGQAFGNLIAKTNHTLGTLNARSDQLSTAMTETSRLLKQIEEKNQTVSELMDAAGPATDTLAEHTTQIADLITQIGDTSAQLRKFPSIAGTDTSGRSVIADANKVAGAWNDVALSPDASLYALNRMMPPLVKATSGSGLSVRASIDRLILGSIPDIGFAGDPGLHGPKRYNWHQLVGSLQYTLLRLQERVVGRGPAVPQMPVIPSPTEPGVIIPAPEAPPEPPPAPPAEAPAAVPPAEVPR, encoded by the coding sequence ATGAAGAAACCGTGGCGCAAATACGTTCTGCCCGTGGTGATGGCGGCCTGTCTGACCATCTCGGGATGTGCATCCGAGGGCCTGGCCAGCCTGCCGCTGCCGGCGCCCGGCGTCGGCTCCGGCGGCTACCGGCTGACCGCGGTGTTCTCGAATGCCCTGAATCTGCCGGCCAACGCCAAGGTGAAGCTGGCGGGTGCCGACGTGGGTGAGCTCGAGTCGATGGTGGCCAAGAACTACACCGCGGTGACCACCCTGCGAATCATGGACGGCGTTCGGCTGCCTCGCGGCACCACCGCCGAATTGCGTTCGGCGACACCGCTGGGTGATGTGTTCGTCTCGGTCAGGCCGCCGAGCCCGGTCGACCCGAACGCCCCGCTGCTCAAGGACGGCGACATCATCGGACTGGACGACACCAAGGCTGCCGCAACCGTGGAATCCCTGTTGGGTTCCGCGGCGATCCTGGTCAACGGCGGTGCCGTACGCAACTTCACCAACATCATCAACGGTCTGGGCAAGGCCACCGGTGATCAGGGGCAGGCCTTCGGCAATCTGATCGCCAAGACCAACCACACCCTGGGCACCCTCAACGCGCGTTCGGACCAGCTTTCCACGGCGATGACCGAGACCTCGCGGCTGTTGAAGCAGATCGAAGAGAAGAACCAGACGGTCAGCGAGTTGATGGATGCGGCCGGGCCCGCCACCGACACGCTGGCCGAGCACACCACTCAGATCGCCGACCTGATCACCCAGATCGGTGACACCTCAGCGCAATTGCGCAAGTTCCCCTCGATCGCGGGTACCGACACCAGCGGACGCAGCGTGATCGCCGATGCCAACAAGGTGGCAGGTGCGTGGAACGATGTGGCGCTGTCTCCGGATGCCTCGCTGTACGCGCTCAACCGCATGATGCCGCCGTTGGTGAAGGCCACCTCCGGCAGCGGCCTGTCGGTGCGCGCCAGCATCGACCGGCTGATCCTCGGATCGATTCCCGATATCGGATTCGCGGGTGATCCGGGATTGCACGGTCCCAAGCGCTACAACTGGCACCAGCTGGTCGGCTCACTTCAGTACACGCTGCTGCGGCTGCAGGAGCGCGTCGTGGGTCGTGGCCCTGCGGTGCCGCAGATGCCGGTGATCCCCAGCCCGACCGAGCCCGGTGTGATCATTCCGGCCCCCGAGGCTCCTCCGGAGCCGCCGCCGGCTCCTCCGGCTGAGGCACCGGCAGCCGTGCCGCCCGCGGAGGTGCCGCGGTGA
- a CDS encoding MlaD family protein produces the protein MKYRGAMVGLSLFMVVALGLTWLVYVTLRRDVAGKTVPYAAMFSDVFGLREGDDVRMAGVRVGRVEKIELQGALAKVSFVVQDNQPMYGRTVASVTYQNIVGQRYLGLSLGNIGDPGPLAAGSTIPVEQTDPSFDVGALLNGYEPLFSVLNPRDADNLTKGVIASLQGDNASIVALVDQTSQLTDSFAGRDQELGEVINNLNAVAKNLAEHNDSLDEVITQTRGMVATFDARRPEMVDSLGSISKVVRQLSTISDGVYPSLNELVTRQPGFAAHMVGIEPQLAFTGANLPLLLKGFARMTNEGAYATTYACDLNATGFFPGLNDVTPIIVDAATPGNKAQYTPKCRNLANG, from the coding sequence ATGAAGTACCGCGGTGCGATGGTCGGCCTGTCGCTGTTCATGGTGGTCGCGCTGGGATTGACCTGGCTGGTGTATGTCACGCTGCGCCGTGACGTCGCCGGCAAGACCGTGCCCTACGCCGCAATGTTCTCCGACGTGTTCGGCCTGCGTGAAGGCGACGACGTACGGATGGCCGGGGTGCGGGTGGGCCGGGTCGAGAAGATCGAACTGCAGGGCGCGTTGGCCAAGGTGTCGTTCGTGGTGCAGGACAACCAGCCAATGTACGGCCGGACCGTCGCCTCGGTGACCTACCAGAACATCGTCGGGCAGCGTTATCTGGGTCTGTCGCTGGGCAATATCGGTGATCCGGGGCCGCTTGCGGCCGGCAGCACCATCCCGGTTGAGCAGACCGATCCGTCGTTCGACGTCGGGGCCCTGCTCAACGGTTATGAGCCGTTGTTCAGTGTGCTCAATCCCCGCGACGCCGACAACCTCACCAAGGGAGTGATCGCCTCGCTGCAGGGTGACAACGCATCGATCGTCGCGCTCGTCGACCAGACCTCTCAGTTGACCGATTCGTTCGCCGGACGAGACCAGGAACTCGGAGAGGTGATCAACAACCTGAACGCGGTCGCCAAGAATCTGGCCGAGCACAACGACAGCCTGGACGAGGTGATCACCCAAACCCGGGGAATGGTCGCCACATTCGACGCCCGCCGTCCCGAGATGGTGGACTCGCTCGGGTCGATCTCCAAGGTGGTGCGCCAGCTGTCGACCATCAGTGACGGGGTGTACCCGTCACTGAACGAACTCGTCACCCGCCAGCCCGGTTTCGCCGCGCACATGGTGGGGATCGAACCGCAGCTGGCGTTCACCGGTGCCAATCTGCCGTTGTTGCTCAAGGGATTCGCGCGGATGACCAACGAGGGCGCCTACGCGACCACCTATGCCTGTGATCTGAACGCGACGGGATTCTTCCCCGGCCTCAACGACGTCACACCGATCATCGTCGACGCGGCCACCCCGGGGAACAAGGCTCAGTACACCCCGAAATGCAGGAACCTGGCCAATGGTTGA
- a CDS encoding MlaD family protein: MVDQLTKTETPAPTKPKKRRRPLESYNRTWLGIIAIAVVTVLIGAMLIVKVADVGYRQYTARFQQAAALKAGNPITVAGMPVGEVKSMKLAGDHVEAKLKVRDDVPLGKDSRAVIKITTILGSRYLALQPAGSGALPDNTFDLNHTEVPYDLQEALGDVTTTFEQVDSDKFAETLGILGKQMEGLPAVVPKALQNTHTLATIIADRRDQLGSLLETTDLVGNTLRRQQATIGNLVNQGNDLVGEFVMRRASFQAMLAALTNLVQTLSGIVIDDRPQLEQLLTNLRDLSNMLGQHDDLLRSTLQSGPVALRGLANATGNGNAGEMHVGNGLLIDSWMCAISGRAKQFSMIQYYKDCQ; the protein is encoded by the coding sequence ATGGTTGATCAGCTGACGAAAACTGAGACACCGGCACCGACGAAGCCGAAGAAGCGGCGTCGTCCGCTGGAGAGCTACAACAGGACGTGGCTCGGGATCATCGCGATCGCCGTCGTGACCGTGCTGATCGGGGCGATGCTGATCGTCAAGGTCGCCGATGTCGGCTACCGGCAGTACACCGCGCGCTTCCAACAGGCTGCCGCGCTCAAGGCGGGCAACCCGATCACCGTGGCCGGTATGCCGGTGGGCGAAGTGAAGAGCATGAAGCTGGCCGGTGACCACGTCGAGGCCAAGCTGAAAGTGCGTGACGACGTTCCGCTCGGAAAGGACTCCCGGGCCGTCATCAAGATCACGACGATCTTGGGTTCGCGTTATCTGGCTCTGCAACCCGCGGGCTCAGGGGCACTGCCCGACAACACCTTTGATCTCAACCACACCGAAGTTCCCTACGACCTGCAGGAGGCGTTGGGGGACGTCACCACCACCTTCGAGCAGGTCGACTCCGACAAGTTCGCCGAGACGCTGGGCATCCTCGGCAAGCAGATGGAGGGTCTGCCTGCGGTGGTACCCAAGGCGCTGCAGAACACCCACACGCTGGCGACCATCATCGCCGACCGCCGCGACCAACTGGGCTCCCTGCTGGAGACCACCGACCTCGTCGGCAATACGCTGCGGCGCCAGCAGGCCACCATCGGCAACCTGGTCAACCAGGGCAACGACCTGGTCGGCGAGTTCGTGATGCGCCGGGCGTCATTTCAGGCGATGCTCGCGGCCCTGACCAATCTGGTCCAGACGTTGTCCGGCATCGTCATCGACGACCGGCCTCAGCTCGAACAGCTGCTCACCAATCTGCGCGATCTGTCCAACATGTTGGGTCAGCATGACGATCTGCTGCGCAGCACGCTGCAGTCGGGTCCGGTGGCCCTGCGCGGGCTCGCCAACGCGACCGGTAACGGCAACGCAGGCGAGATGCACGTCGGCAACGGACTGCTGATCGACTCCTGGATGTGCGCGATCAGCGGCCGGGCCAAGCAGTTCAGCATGATCCAGTACTACAAGGACTGCCAATGA
- a CDS encoding MlaE family ABC transporter permease: MTAPPESVSDGVEPERGIDAIENWATGYARRHPLASLATVGDQFVLGVRTVQILFLDLLTGRFQWQEFIRQGAFMAGTAVLPTVLVALPIGVTLSIQFALLAGQVGATSLAGAASGLAVIRQAASLVAAVLMAAAVGSAITADLGSRTMREETDAMEVMGVSVIQRLVVPRFVAAIMIGVALTGVVCFVGFLASFLFNVYFQNGAPGSFVATFASFATTGDMIVALVKAVIFGAIVAVVSCQKGLSTKGGPTGVANSVNAAVVESILLLMVVNVAISQLYIMLFPRVGL; encoded by the coding sequence ATGACGGCGCCGCCCGAGAGCGTGTCTGATGGGGTCGAACCGGAGCGGGGAATCGACGCCATCGAGAATTGGGCCACCGGGTATGCCCGGCGTCATCCGTTGGCGTCGCTCGCCACGGTCGGGGACCAGTTCGTGCTCGGCGTCCGCACCGTCCAGATCCTGTTCCTCGACCTGCTGACGGGCCGCTTCCAATGGCAGGAGTTCATCCGGCAGGGCGCGTTCATGGCCGGCACCGCGGTGCTTCCGACCGTGCTGGTGGCCCTGCCGATCGGCGTCACCCTGTCGATCCAGTTCGCGCTCTTGGCCGGGCAGGTCGGTGCGACGTCACTGGCCGGTGCGGCCAGTGGCCTGGCGGTGATTCGCCAGGCCGCGTCGCTCGTCGCAGCGGTTCTCATGGCCGCCGCGGTCGGGTCGGCGATCACCGCCGACCTGGGTTCACGGACCATGCGCGAGGAAACCGACGCCATGGAGGTCATGGGCGTCTCGGTGATCCAGCGACTGGTGGTTCCGCGCTTTGTCGCTGCCATCATGATCGGTGTGGCGCTGACGGGGGTGGTGTGCTTCGTCGGCTTCCTGGCGAGCTTCCTGTTCAACGTCTACTTCCAGAACGGCGCTCCGGGCAGCTTCGTGGCAACCTTCGCCTCGTTCGCCACGACCGGCGACATGATCGTGGCTCTGGTGAAAGCGGTGATCTTCGGTGCCATCGTGGCCGTGGTGTCCTGCCAGAAGGGGTTGTCCACCAAGGGCGGGCCGACCGGGGTGGCGAACTCTGTGAACGCGGCGGTAGTGGAATCGATTCTGTTGCTGATGGTGGTGAACGTGGCGATCAGCCAGCTCTACATCATGCTGTTCCCCCGGGTCGGGCTGTGA
- a CDS encoding MFS transporter — protein MAQISADDALGWDIEGDQRWAYPLLLIFSGVALGVSGLPAPLYGIYETAWHLTPLATTIIFAVYALAALAAVLVSGRISDVIGRKPVLVGALIAMLIGLGVFLVADNMALLLLARTIHGAAIGSIVVVSAAALLDLRPHRSVRSGQLSGVAFNIGMTVAIIGSAVLAQYAPHPLRTPYAVVAVICVLVGVGVLALRETHTTRSAGPINISKPAVAKEIRSDFWFAALGAMASWSVLGVLLSLYPSLAARQTHIDNLVFGGGVVAVTAFSAAMAQLAATRIPAHRAAIAGDIGMAITLMLTVPVLLSHSWPLVFVAAAMLGATFGLGFGGSLRHLSHVVPADQRGETMSAFYLLAYTAMAVPTLLAGWAATRWDLATVFPWFAAAVAAACLAAAAIGGLSRRRTAGA, from the coding sequence ATGGCGCAGATTTCAGCCGACGACGCACTCGGTTGGGACATCGAGGGCGACCAACGCTGGGCCTACCCGCTGCTGCTCATCTTCAGCGGGGTCGCCCTGGGCGTCTCGGGCCTGCCCGCGCCGCTGTACGGGATCTACGAAACCGCATGGCATCTGACTCCGCTGGCCACCACCATCATCTTCGCGGTGTATGCGCTGGCAGCGCTGGCAGCGGTACTGGTCTCCGGCCGAATCTCCGACGTGATCGGCCGCAAGCCCGTACTCGTCGGCGCACTGATCGCCATGCTGATCGGACTCGGCGTGTTCCTGGTCGCCGACAACATGGCCCTGCTCCTGTTGGCCCGCACCATTCACGGCGCGGCCATCGGCTCGATCGTGGTGGTGTCCGCCGCCGCGCTGCTCGACCTGCGCCCACACCGCAGTGTGCGTTCCGGACAGCTCAGCGGCGTCGCATTCAACATCGGCATGACCGTGGCGATCATCGGGTCCGCCGTCCTCGCGCAATACGCTCCGCACCCGCTGCGCACTCCCTACGCCGTCGTGGCGGTCATCTGCGTGCTCGTCGGCGTCGGTGTCCTCGCCCTGCGCGAAACCCATACGACGCGGTCCGCGGGCCCCATCAACATCTCGAAACCGGCTGTGGCGAAAGAAATCCGGTCCGATTTCTGGTTCGCCGCCCTCGGCGCCATGGCGTCCTGGTCGGTGCTGGGCGTGCTGCTTTCGCTGTATCCGTCACTGGCCGCGCGCCAAACTCACATCGACAACCTGGTGTTCGGCGGTGGAGTCGTGGCCGTCACCGCCTTCTCGGCGGCGATGGCCCAGCTGGCCGCCACGCGCATCCCGGCACATCGCGCGGCGATCGCCGGTGACATCGGCATGGCGATCACGCTCATGCTGACCGTCCCAGTGCTGCTCAGCCACTCATGGCCTCTGGTGTTCGTCGCGGCAGCAATGCTCGGTGCGACGTTCGGCCTCGGCTTCGGCGGCTCGCTGCGGCACCTGTCCCACGTCGTTCCTGCCGACCAGCGTGGCGAGACCATGTCCGCGTTCTATCTGCTGGCCTACACCGCAATGGCCGTCCCGACCCTGCTGGCCGGCTGGGCGGCCACCCGCTGGGATCTGGCCACCGTCTTCCCCTGGTTCGCCGCCGCCGTGGCGGCAGCGTGTCTGGCCGCCGCGGCAATCGGCGGGCTGAGTCGACGCAGGACCGCCGGCGCCTGA
- a CDS encoding MlaD family protein: MINALADFVVGAVRAGYRRRAWLSAGALVMTLVVAGAYLLVGALRVKPFDSSYRITIELPESAGLLPNQDVTLRGVRVGRVERLNITPAGVSAVVKVNSAVSIPKSSDVRVSGLSPAGEQYIDFTADTADGPYLADGSVIGLGKATVPVSLAQLLADADGALAQVNVEKLEVIRRELSMSQAGPRKLADVIDGGTFLLSTLDSVLPETVSVLRNSRVVFNLMSEKNAGIAVASDNLDSTFDGINKMRDGFRRLTNQTPGALNSVDNLFTDNSDTMVQLLGSLASTSQLLYLRVPALNALFPNYRTSVLDALGSVMHDNGLWATADIYPRYSCDYGTPRRPPASADYPEPYMYTYCRDDHPGVLVRGAKNAPRPADDDTAGPPPGADLGRTTDPTPKGRYTIPTPYGGPTLPIEPPR; this comes from the coding sequence GTGATCAACGCTCTCGCGGATTTCGTCGTCGGCGCAGTCCGGGCCGGTTACCGGCGCCGCGCCTGGCTCTCGGCCGGCGCGCTGGTGATGACCCTGGTGGTGGCGGGTGCCTACCTGCTGGTCGGGGCACTGCGCGTCAAGCCGTTCGACTCGAGTTACCGCATCACCATCGAGCTGCCGGAATCCGCCGGCCTGCTACCCAACCAGGACGTCACATTGCGTGGCGTGCGGGTGGGCCGGGTGGAGCGCCTCAACATCACCCCGGCCGGGGTGAGCGCCGTCGTCAAGGTGAACTCGGCGGTCTCCATCCCGAAGTCCAGCGATGTGCGGGTGTCCGGATTGTCCCCGGCCGGTGAGCAGTACATCGATTTCACCGCAGATACAGCAGACGGGCCGTATCTCGCCGACGGCAGCGTGATCGGTCTGGGTAAGGCCACGGTGCCGGTCAGCCTGGCCCAGTTGCTCGCCGACGCCGACGGCGCGCTGGCCCAGGTCAACGTCGAGAAACTCGAGGTGATCCGTCGGGAGCTGAGCATGTCGCAGGCCGGCCCGCGCAAGCTGGCCGACGTCATCGACGGCGGCACGTTCCTGCTGTCCACCCTGGACTCGGTGTTGCCCGAAACCGTGAGCGTGCTGCGCAACAGCCGCGTGGTGTTCAACCTCATGTCGGAGAAGAACGCCGGTATCGCCGTGGCGTCGGACAACCTCGATTCGACGTTCGACGGGATCAACAAGATGCGGGACGGTTTCCGCAGGCTGACGAATCAGACTCCGGGAGCGTTGAACTCCGTCGACAACCTGTTCACCGACAACTCCGACACGATGGTGCAGCTGCTCGGAAGCCTCGCCAGCACGTCGCAGTTGCTTTATCTGCGGGTGCCGGCGCTGAATGCGCTGTTCCCGAACTACCGCACGTCGGTGTTGGACGCGTTGGGCAGCGTCATGCACGACAACGGGCTGTGGGCGACAGCGGACATCTATCCGCGCTATTCCTGTGACTACGGGACACCGCGCCGGCCTCCGGCGTCGGCCGATTACCCCGAGCCCTACATGTACACGTATTGTCGCGACGACCACCCCGGTGTGCTGGTTCGCGGTGCCAAGAACGCGCCGCGCCCGGCGGACGACGACACCGCAGGTCCGCCGCCGGGAGCCGACCTCGGACGCACCACCGACCCGACCCCCAAGGGGCGCTACACCATTCCGACGCCCTACGGCGGCCCGACCCTCCCGATCGAACCGCCCCGCTAA
- a CDS encoding MCE family protein: MSVFRSKILVLCVAGAVLAAAAVGTGWWFLKDRTGNITVTAQFDSAAGLYEGNTVAVLGMQVGQVTKITPKGNYVEVEFTVDKDVSVPADAQAVTISNSILTDRQIELTPAYHGGPTLQNHDTIGLNRTRTPVEFARVLDVLDKLSSSLKGDGKGNGPLADVVNATAAIADGNGQQMKDALGELSDALRLSADRGAVTRDQLTTIVRNLSSLFDAASRNDATLREFGSTVRQLSQILADENFGSGTTGKKINEVITQVGEVLQTHRDEVKQIVLNGNTALTTTVDQRRDLAEFLDLAPMTLDNIYNIVDQKNGSARAHVLVDKVLFDSQTVKEVCNMMGLRQLGCSTGTVQDFGPDFGLSYMLDGMAAMGQR; encoded by the coding sequence ATGAGCGTGTTCAGGAGCAAGATCCTCGTGCTGTGCGTGGCCGGTGCGGTGCTGGCCGCTGCGGCGGTCGGCACCGGCTGGTGGTTTCTGAAGGACCGGACCGGCAACATCACGGTCACAGCCCAATTCGACAGTGCGGCGGGCCTTTATGAGGGCAACACGGTTGCGGTGCTCGGCATGCAGGTAGGGCAGGTCACCAAGATCACGCCCAAGGGCAATTACGTCGAGGTCGAGTTCACCGTCGACAAGGACGTCTCGGTTCCCGCCGACGCACAGGCGGTCACCATCTCGAACTCGATTCTCACCGACCGCCAGATCGAGCTGACTCCGGCCTACCACGGTGGGCCGACCCTGCAGAACCACGACACCATCGGCCTGAACCGGACCAGGACCCCGGTCGAGTTCGCCCGTGTGCTCGACGTTTTGGACAAGTTGTCCTCCTCGCTGAAGGGCGACGGCAAAGGCAACGGCCCGCTTGCCGACGTGGTCAACGCCACTGCGGCGATCGCCGACGGCAACGGGCAGCAGATGAAGGACGCTCTCGGTGAACTGTCCGACGCGTTGCGGCTCAGTGCGGATCGGGGAGCGGTGACCCGCGACCAGCTCACGACCATCGTGCGGAACTTGAGCTCGCTGTTCGACGCGGCCTCCCGTAACGACGCCACGCTGCGCGAATTCGGTTCGACAGTGCGTCAACTCAGCCAGATCCTGGCCGATGAGAACTTCGGCAGCGGCACCACCGGCAAGAAGATCAACGAGGTCATCACCCAGGTTGGCGAAGTACTGCAGACGCATCGCGACGAGGTGAAGCAGATTGTCCTCAACGGCAACACCGCGCTGACCACCACGGTGGATCAGCGGCGGGATCTGGCCGAGTTCCTCGATCTGGCGCCGATGACACTGGACAACATCTACAACATCGTCGACCAGAAGAACGGCTCGGCGCGGGCACACGTCCTGGTGGACAAGGTGCTGTTCGACTCGCAGACCGTCAAGGAGGTCTGCAACATGATGGGACTGCGGCAGTTGGGGTGCAGCACCGGAACAGTGCAGGACTTCGGTCCCGACTTCGGGCTTTCCTACATGCTCGACGGCATGGCGGCGATGGGGCAGCGATGA